The proteins below are encoded in one region of Cucurbita pepo subsp. pepo cultivar mu-cu-16 chromosome LG10, ASM280686v2, whole genome shotgun sequence:
- the LOC111803278 gene encoding B-box zinc finger protein 19-like gives MRILCDSCETAAATLFCAADEAALCTACDAKVHMCNKLASRHVRVGLANPSEVPRCDICENAPAFFWCEIDGSSLCLQCDVIVHVGGKRMHKRYLRLRQRVEFPGDTQNDVKGPNAKPVEQVETVRGQNQERGEEIEKQEEDLRFSGVKGYSNGDRHSKRPNKVIDLNI, from the exons ATGAGGATACTCTGTGATTCCTGCGAAACTGCTGCAGCAACTCTGTTTTGTGCAGCTGACGAGGCTGCTCTCTGCACAGCCTGCGATGCAAAG GTGCACATGTGCAACAAGCTTGCGAGCCGCCATGTAAGGGTTGGGCTCGCAAATCCAAGCGAAGTTCCTCGCTGTGATATATGTGAAAATGCACCAG CTTTCTTTTGGTGTGAGATAGACGGGAGTTCCTTGTGTTTACAATGCGATGTGATTGTTCATGTGGGAGGTAAAAGAATGCACAAGAGATATCTTCGGCTGAGGCAGAGAGTTGAG TTTCCAGGGGATACACAAAATGATGTGAAGGGCCCAAATGCAAAGCCGGTGGAACAGGTTGAGACAGTGAGAGGCCAAAATCAAGAAAGGGGTGAGGAGATTGAGAAGCAGGAAGAAGATTTGAGATTCTCTGGCGTTAAAGGGTATTCAAATGGAGATAGGCATTCCAAGCGGCCTAATAAAGTGATTGATTTGAACATTTAG
- the LOC111803124 gene encoding probable LRR receptor-like serine/threonine-protein kinase At4g36180, translating to MEPPLLFLVLLLLWGALFSSSADTRPRSLPEIQALMSFKLNLHDPLGALTAWDSSTPLAPCDWRGIVCTNNRVTELRLPRLQLSGRLTDQLPNLPMLRKLSIRSNFFNGTIPSSLSKCLFLRSVFLQYNSFSGGIPAEFGNMSNLRILNVAENHLSGVIPGDLPSSLRYLDLSSNAFSGQIPRSIVNMTQLQVVNLSFNMFGGEIPASFGELQELKHLWLDHNVLEGTLPSALANCFSLVHLSVEGNALQGVIPAAIGALPNLQVISLSHNSLSGSVPYSMFCNVSTHPPSLRIVQLGFNGFTDIVKSQTATCFSALQVLDIQHNQITGEFPSWLTGVSTLTLLDFSVNHFSGQIPPGIGNLSGLQELRLANNSFHGVIPSEIKNFASISVIDFERNRLTGEIPPFLGYMRDLKQLSLGGNRFSGTVPASLGNLLALEILNLEDNGLNGTIPLELMALGNLTAMELGGNEFSGNVPTGIGNLSRLEILNLSANSLSGMIPSSLGNLFKLTTLDLSKQNISGELPFELSGLPNLQVIALQENKLSGNVPEGFSSLMGLRYLNLSSNRFSGQIPSNYGFLRSLVSLSLSDNHISGSIPSELGNCSDLQILEVHSNALSGRIPADLSRLSHLLELDLGRNKLTGEIPEAISSCSSLKSLRLNSNHLSGSIPESLSKLSNLTSLDLSSNNLSGVIPANLSSITGLASLNVSSNGLEGEIPPSLGSRFNSSSVFANNSDLCGKPLARYCKDTEKKDRMKRLILFIAVAASGACLLTLCCCFYIFSLLRWRKRLKEKASGEKKTSPARVSSAASGGRGSSENGGPKLVMFNNKITLAETIEATRQFDEENVLSRTRYGLVFKACYNDGMVLSIRRLSNGSLDENMFRKEAESLGKVRHRNLTVLRGYYAGPPDMRLLVYDYMPNGNLATLLQEASHQDGHVLNWPMRHLIALGIARGLAFLHSSSIIHGDVKPQSVLFDADFEAHLSDFGLDRLTLMASTEASTSTLVGTLGYIAPEAVLTGEATKESDVYSFGIVLLEILTGKKPVMFTEDEDIVKWVKKQLQRGQITELLEPGLLELDPESSEWEEFLLGVKVGLLCTAPDPRDRPTMSDIVFMLEGCRVGPDIPSSADPTSQLSPPNP from the coding sequence ATGGAGCCTCCTCTGTTATTCTTGGTGCTGCTGCTCCTCTGGGGTGCTCTGTTTTCCTCCTCTGCCGACACTAGACCCCGAAGTTTGCCGGAGATTCAGGCATTGATGtcctttaaacttaatttaCATGACCCTCTTGGTGCATTGACTGCTTGGGATTCTTCCACCCCATTGGCGCCCTGTGACTGGCGGGGTATTGTTTGTACCAATAATCGAGTCACTGAACTCCGTTTGCCTCGTCTTCAACTCTCTGGTCGATTGACCGATCAGTTGCCCAATTTGCCCATGTTGAGGAAGCTGAGTATCCGTTCCAATTTCTTCAATGGTACCATTCCGTCTTCTTTGTCCAAATGTCTGTTTCTGCGTTCCGTTTTCTTGCAGTATAATTCGTTTTCCGGTGGCATTCCGGCGGAGTTTGGGAATATGAGTAATCTCCGTATTCTCAACGTGGCGGAGAATCACCTCTCTGGTGTCATCCCCGGCGACCTTCCGAGTAGCCTTAGGTATCTCGATCTTTCGTCGAACGCATTTTCCGGTCAGATTCCAAGGAGCATTGTGAACATGACACAGCTTCAGGTTgttaatctctctttcaacATGTTCGGCGGGGAGATTCCGGCGAGCTTTGGTGAGCTTCAAGAGCTTAAACATCTCTGGCTCGACCACAATGTTTTAGAAGGGACGTTGCCTTCGGCTCTTGCGAATTGTTTTTCGCTCGTTCATTTGAGCGTTGAAGGAAATGCACTCCAAGGCGTAATCCCCGCCGCTATTGGAGCTCTTCCGAATCTTCAAGTTATTTCACTCTCGCATAATAGTCTCTCTGGTTCAGTTCCTTACTCCATGTTTTGCAATGTCTCGACGCATCCGCCGTCGCTTCGGATCGTTCAACTTGGATTTAATGGGTTCACGGACATTGTCAAATCTCAGACAGCAACGTGTTTTAGTGCTCTACAGGTCCTCGATATCCAACACAATCAGATAACGGGAGAGTTCCCTTCGTGGTTAACGGGCGTTTCCACTCTGACACTCTTGGATTTTTCCGTCAATCACTTCTCCGGCCAGATTCCGCCTGGGATTGGGAATCTTTCGGGACTGCAAGAGCTCAGATTAGCGAATAATTCATTTCACGGCGTCATTCCGTCTGAAATCAAGAACTTCGCCTCGATTTCTGTCATTGATTTTGAAAGGAATCGCTTAACCGGAGAGATTCCGCCGTTTTTGGGCTATATGAGAGATTTGAAACAGTTGTCTCTCGGAGGAAATCGTTTTTCCGGCACAGTTCCGGCCAGTTTGGGAAATCTCTTGGCGCTTGAAATCTTGAATTTAGAGGACAACGGCTTGAACGGAACCATTCCGCTGGAGCTAATGGCGCTTGGGAATTTAACAGCAATGGAGCTCGGTGGGAACGAATTTTCCGGTAATGTTCCGACTGGCATTGGGAATCTCAGTCGTCttgagattttgaatctcaGCGCCAACAGTCTTTCCGGGATGATTCCGTCCAGTCTTGGGAATCTCTTCAAATTAACCACTCTGGACTTGAGCAAACAGAATATTTCCGGGGAGTTGCCATTTGAGCTCTCTGGTTTGCCTAATTTGCAGGTAATTGCATTACAAGAAAACAAGCTATCTGGGAATGTTCCTGAAGGATTCAGTAGTTTAATGGGTTTGCGCTACTTGAATCTAAGCTCAAACAGATTTTCCGGTCAAATCCCTTCAAATTATGGGTTTCTTCGATCACTTGTTTCTCTGTCATTATCAGACAATCACATTTCCGGCTCGATCCCTTCCGAGCTAGGTAACTGCTCTGATCTACAAATTTTGGAGGTCCATTCAAATGCACTTTCAGGTCGTATTCCGGCCGATCTGTCTCGTTTATCTCATCTGCTAGAGCTGGACTTGGGTAGGAATAAATTGACTGGTGAAATCCCAGAGGCGATCTCGAGTTGCTCGTCTTTAAAATCTCTCCGTCTGAACTCAAATCATCTTTCGGGTAGCATACCGGAGTCGTTGTCGAAGCTCTCGAACTTAACCTCGCTCGACCTCTCATCCAACAATTTAAGTGGTGTAATCCCTGCTAATCTTAGCTCCATTACCGGATTGGCGAGCTTAAACGTATCGAGTAATGGTCTAGAAGGCGAAATTCCACCCTCTTTAGGCTCTAGATTCAACAGTTCATCTGTGTTTGCTAACAATTCTGATTTATGTGGGAAACCATTGGCTCGGTATTGTAAGGATACAGAGAAAAAGGACAGAATGAAGAGATTGATACTCTTCATTGCAGTGGCCGCCAGTGGAGCTTGCCTCTTGACTTTGTGTTGCTGCTTTTACATTTTCAGCTTGTTGAGATGGCGGAAGAGGCTCAAAGAGAAGGCGTctggagagaagaaaacaagccCAGCAAGGGTTAGCTCTGCGGCAAGTGGTGGCCGTGGAAGCTCAGAAAATGGAGGGCCAAAGCTTGTAATGTTCAACAACAAGATTACCTTGGCGGAAACAATCGAGGCAACAAGGCAATTCGACGAAGAAAATGTTCTAAGCAGAACCCGTTATGGGTTGGTTTTCAAAGCTTGCTACAATGATGGCATGGTGCTCTCAATCCGCCGCCTCTCAAATGGATCATTGGACGAAAACATGTTCAGAAAAGAAGCTGAATCATTGGGAAAAGTTAGGCACCGCAATCTCACTGTTCTTCGTGGCTACTATGCTGGCCCACCTGATATGCGGCTGTTAGTATATGACTACATGCCTAATGGAAACCTTGCCACTCTCCTTCAGGAAGCATCTCACCAAGATGGTCATGTTCTAAATTGGCCAATGCGGCATCTCATTGCTCTTGGAATCGCCCGTGGCTTAGCCTTTCTTCATTCATCATCCATTATCCATGGAGATGTTAAGCCACAAAGTGTTCTATTCGACGCCGATTTCGAAGCTCATTTGTCCGATTTCGGGCTCGATCGATTAACTCTCATGGCCTCTACCGAAGCATCCACATCTACCTTAGTAGGCACATTGGGCTACATTGCCCCGGAAGCAGTATTAACAGGGGAGGCCACCAAGGAATCTGATGTCTACAGCTTTGGCATTGTGTTACTCGAGATTTTAACAGGGAAGAAACCAGTGATGTTCACAGAAGATGAAGACATTGTCAAGTGGGTAAAAAAGCAATTGCAGAGAGGCCAAATTACTGAGCTTTTAGAACCAGGATTGCTTGAGCTGGATCCGGAGTCATCAGAATGGGAGGAGTTCTTACTAGGTGTAAAAGTTGGATTGCTTTGCACTGCACCCGATCCCCGTGATCGGCCAACCATGTCGGATATCGTTTTCATGCTCGAAGGTTGTCGAGTCGGACCCGATATCCCATCCTCGGCCGATCCCACCTCCCAACTCTCACCACCGAACCCATAA